From the genome of Sinanaerobacter sp. ZZT-01:
ACAGGTTTCTTTACTTCTTTTGCAATTTGCTTTAAAAAATAATCCGTTAAAATAGGAATATCCTCTCTGCGTTCACGTAAAGGTGGAATCGTAAGAGGCAAAACATTAATACGATAAAATAGGTCTTCACGAAATCTATGATTTTCTACCTCCTGCCGCAAATCTTTATTCGTTGCTGCGATTAAGCGAAAGTCAGTTTTTATCGTAGAAGACCCTCCCACACGTTCAAACTCTTTTTCCTGTAATACCCGCAAAAGTTTTGCCTGTGTTCCCAAAGGCAATTCTCCGATTTCATCTAACAGAATGGTTCCTTCCTGCGCCATTTCAAACCGCCCTTTTCGCATGCGGTCAGCTCCAGTAAAAGCACCTTTCTCATGTCCAAATAATTCACTTTCTAATAAATTTTGCGTTAAAGCTGCGCAATTGACCCGTACAAAGGTTCTATCCTTCCGTTTACTTTTGTTGTAAATCATATTTGCTAATATTTCTTTTCCAGTCCCGCTTTCACCCATTATCAATACGGTACTATCCATGGGCGCAATGGTTTCCACTTTTTCTTTTATTTTTTTAATGCAAAGGCTATTTCCGATTAAGGGCTCCTCTTTTGTAATATCAGAGATTTGCTGCCTTAATACATAATTTTCCTCTTTTATAGAGTAAACCTCATATGCGCGTTTTACATTAAAAAGAAGTTCTTCAATATCAGCCGGTTTTAACAAATAGGTAAAAGCACCTTTGTGGACGGCTTCTACAGCACCAGATACAGACCCCTCTGCCGTCAGCATGATTACTTCTGTAATAGGAGAGCATTCTTTTATTTCTTTTAATAATGCCATTCCATCCATTTTCGGCATTATAATATCTGAGATAACCACTGCAATCTGCTGTCTTTTTATAATGTCTAAAGCTTTTAAACTGTTTGATGCCGTAATTACATTAAAATTTTTTAGTGTAAAAATCTTTTCATAAACCTTTAGCAGACCGATATCGTCATCAACTAGAAGAATCTGCGTGTTGTAATTCATAGTTTGTCCCTTTCTCGC
Proteins encoded in this window:
- a CDS encoding sigma-54 dependent transcriptional regulator, which encodes MNYNTQILLVDDDIGLLKVYEKIFTLKNFNVITASNSLKALDIIKRQQIAVVISDIIMPKMDGMALLKEIKECSPITEVIMLTAEGSVSGAVEAVHKGAFTYLLKPADIEELLFNVKRAYEVYSIKEENYVLRQQISDITKEEPLIGNSLCIKKIKEKVETIAPMDSTVLIMGESGTGKEILANMIYNKSKRKDRTFVRVNCAALTQNLLESELFGHEKGAFTGADRMRKGRFEMAQEGTILLDEIGELPLGTQAKLLRVLQEKEFERVGGSSTIKTDFRLIAATNKDLRQEVENHRFREDLFYRINVLPLTIPPLRERREDIPILTDYFLKQIAKEVKKPVMLFEKEALQQLLEYEWPGNVRELKNVIERLVVLSKHEKIDLEDIPEEIRNKNMKEDILQLGETIKIKTLSEARKEFEKIFILKALDRNEWSITKTAEELQLARKNLYKKLHEYKIKFS